One window from the genome of Plasmodium relictum strain SGS1 genome assembly, chromosome: 12 encodes:
- a CDS encoding proteasome subunit alpha type-1, putative: MYRNLYDTDNIIYSPEGRLYQVEYANEAIKQGTCAVAIKSKDYVVVCGLKKCISKLSYHQEKLFKIDDYIGVTMSGITSDAKVLTKFMRNECLTHKFLYDENINIEKLVKKVADKYQKNTQKSSRRAFGVGLIIAGYDREPFIFETKPNGSYFEYIAISFGARSHASKTYLEKNAHLFEESTLDDLILHCLKALKSSLSSENELTVDNTSLAIVGKDKPWDEISPLELVSYLTKINNEIQSEKNQTDDQNEANQPNDENQRNEQVE, translated from the exons atgtacAGAAATTTATATGACACAgacaatattatttattcacCTGAAg gtAGATTATATCAAGTAGAATATGCAAATGAAGCGATAAAACAAGGGACTTGTGCGGTGGCAATAAAATCAAAAGATTATGTg gtaGTATGTggattaaaaaaatgtattagtAAATTATCATATCAtcaagaaaaattatttaaaattgatGATTATATTGGAGTTACAATGAGTGGAATAACTTCCGATGCAAAAGTTTTGACAAAATTTATGAGAAATGAATGTTTAActcataaatttttatatgatgaaaatattaatatagaaaaattagtAAAGAAAGTTGCTgataaatatcaaaaaaatacaCAAAAAAGTAGTAGGAGAGCTTTTGGAGTTGGGCTAATAATAGCAGGATATGATAGGGAGCCTTTTATTTTTGAGACAAAACCAAATGGTTCCTATTTTGAATATATTGCTATATCTTTTGGTGCTAGATCTCATGCATCTAAAacatatttagaaaaaaatgccCATTTATTTGAAGAATCGACATTAGATGATTTAATTTTACATTGTTTAAAGGCATTAAAATCTTCTCTTTCTAGTGAAAATGAATTGACTGTTGATAATACCTCACTTGCAATTGTTGGCAAGGATAAACCGTGGGATGAAATTTCACCATTAGAATTAGTTTCATATCTAactaaaattaataatgaaatacaAAGTGAAAAAAATCAGACAGATGATCAGAATGAGGCAAATCAACCGAATGATGAAAACCAAAGGAATGAGCAAGTTGAATAa